A portion of the Blastopirellula sediminis genome contains these proteins:
- a CDS encoding HAD family hydrolase, translated as MINRTNGRWAVSALATLLLLPALLVAQDVLPSWNNTAAKKAIVDFVAKVTDENSPDFVPVADRIATFDNDGTLWTEHPMYTQMAFAIDRVKALAPTHPEWKDQQPFKAVLDNDLQALSFTGQKGLVDLVLASHTDITTTDFEAVVKEWFATHRHPRFQQPYTQCTFKPMVELLEYLRANGFKTFIVSGGGIEFMRPITLGCYGIPSDQVVGSTTKTKFEMKEGGPVLMRLPEIDFIDDHDGKPVGINRFIGKRPIASFGNSGGDREMLEWTSAGEGLSLKMLVFHDDAKREYAYGPANGMPDTKFGNFPQDLMEEAEKKGWVVISMKDDWKQIFTFEK; from the coding sequence ATGATCAATCGAACTAACGGTCGCTGGGCGGTTTCGGCCCTCGCCACGCTCCTGCTCCTTCCTGCGTTGTTAGTCGCGCAAGACGTCTTGCCGTCGTGGAACAACACCGCCGCGAAGAAGGCGATCGTCGATTTCGTCGCGAAAGTGACCGACGAGAACTCGCCCGACTTCGTCCCGGTCGCCGATCGGATCGCGACATTCGACAACGACGGCACTCTTTGGACCGAACACCCGATGTACACGCAGATGGCGTTCGCGATCGACCGCGTGAAGGCGTTAGCGCCGACGCACCCCGAGTGGAAAGACCAGCAGCCATTCAAGGCGGTCCTTGATAACGATCTGCAAGCGTTGTCCTTTACCGGGCAAAAGGGTCTGGTCGATCTGGTCCTGGCGTCGCACACCGACATCACGACGACCGACTTTGAAGCGGTCGTCAAAGAGTGGTTCGCCACTCATCGCCATCCCCGCTTCCAGCAGCCTTACACGCAGTGCACCTTCAAGCCGATGGTCGAGTTGCTCGAATACCTCCGCGCCAACGGCTTCAAGACCTTTATCGTCTCCGGCGGCGGCATTGAATTCATGCGTCCGATCACGCTCGGCTGCTATGGCATTCCCTCCGACCAGGTCGTCGGCTCCACCACCAAAACGAAGTTCGAAATGAAAGAGGGCGGGCCGGTCCTGATGCGTCTGCCGGAGATCGACTTCATCGATGACCACGACGGCAAGCCGGTCGGTATCAACCGCTTCATCGGCAAGCGCCCGATCGCGTCATTCGGCAATTCCGGCGGCGATCGCGAGATGCTCGAATGGACCAGCGCCGGCGAAGGGCTCAGCCTGAAGATGCTCGTCTTCCACGATGACGCCAAACGGGAATACGCCTATGGCCCCGCCAACGGCATGCCCGACACCAAGTTTGGCAATTTCCCGCAAGATCTGATGGAAGAAGCGGAGAAGAAGGGCTGGGTCGTGATCAGCATGAAGGACGACTGGAAGCAGATCTTCACCTTTGAGAAATAG
- a CDS encoding alpha/beta fold hydrolase: MLAPADWRKLYPFASHTLDLDGQRYHYVDEGAGKPMLFVHGNPTWSFYWRNLITAFRGTHRTLAVDHIGCGLSDKPQNYEYTLEQHIENLTRFLERLDLHNITLAVHDWGGAIGLGAAVRQPERFERLILFNTGAFPPPYVPWRIAALRFPVLGNAAMRGLNLFARPAITMATEKPERMTPEVAAGLLAPYDSWTNRVAIARFVQDIPLSSRHPTYETLKQIERQLPELGHKPIQMIWGAKDWCFTLQCMKQFQTYWPEAESHQFDDCGHYVVEDAYERIIPLVESFLQRTAT, encoded by the coding sequence ATGCTCGCGCCGGCCGATTGGCGGAAGTTGTACCCTTTCGCCTCCCATACGCTCGACCTCGACGGTCAACGTTATCACTACGTTGACGAAGGAGCGGGTAAGCCCATGCTCTTCGTACATGGGAACCCGACCTGGTCGTTCTATTGGCGGAACTTGATCACGGCGTTTCGCGGGACGCATCGGACGTTAGCAGTCGATCACATCGGCTGCGGGCTGAGCGACAAACCGCAGAACTACGAGTACACGCTCGAGCAGCATATCGAGAACCTGACGCGGTTCCTCGAACGGCTCGACCTGCACAACATCACGCTGGCGGTGCATGACTGGGGAGGCGCAATCGGCTTGGGAGCGGCGGTTCGCCAGCCGGAGCGGTTCGAGCGGCTGATCCTGTTCAACACCGGCGCCTTTCCGCCGCCGTACGTGCCGTGGCGAATTGCGGCGCTCCGGTTTCCGGTGCTGGGCAATGCGGCGATGCGAGGACTGAATCTGTTCGCACGTCCGGCAATCACGATGGCGACCGAAAAGCCGGAGCGAATGACGCCGGAGGTCGCGGCGGGACTGCTCGCGCCGTATGACAGCTGGACGAATCGAGTGGCGATCGCACGCTTTGTGCAGGACATCCCGCTTTCGTCGCGACATCCAACTTACGAAACGCTGAAGCAGATCGAGCGTCAACTGCCGGAGCTAGGTCACAAGCCGATTCAGATGATCTGGGGAGCGAAGGATTGGTGCTTCACGCTCCAGTGCATGAAACAGTTCCAGACCTACTGGCCCGAAGCGGAGTCGCACCAATTTGACGACTGCGGCCACTACGTAGTGGAAGACGCGTACGAGCGAATCATTCCGCTGGTCGAATCCTTTTTACAGCGAACTGCAACATGA
- a CDS encoding phosphatidate cytidylyltransferase has product MSESLMEWLSGWTRFEHLTTEVIITLSGIALALVIASILVRVQQRLQPDRDHTELRLRVRTWWVIAWMFGLAVVLSPMLSAIFLAFVSFLALKEYFSLIPTRRADRRVLFWAYLAIPVQYYLAYIAWYGMFLVFIPVYMFLFLPARVISIGETKGYLRAVSTLNWGLMTMVFSLSHMVALLTLKIPETALVTPDWPDPDNQIAPGVALLVLLVLLTQFNDVAQYIWGKSFGRMRAAPTVSPGKTVAGLLGGIGSTVVLAVLLGPWLTILNWQTAALGGALIAVSGFVGDLSISALKRDLGVKDSGSMLPGHGGILDRVDSLTYTTPIFFHFLYYCYG; this is encoded by the coding sequence ATGAGCGAATCGCTAATGGAATGGCTGAGCGGATGGACGCGGTTCGAGCATCTGACGACCGAAGTGATCATCACGCTTAGCGGCATCGCCCTGGCGCTGGTGATCGCCAGCATCCTGGTAAGAGTGCAGCAGCGGCTGCAGCCCGATCGGGACCATACCGAACTGCGGCTACGCGTGCGCACCTGGTGGGTGATCGCCTGGATGTTCGGACTTGCCGTGGTGCTGTCGCCGATGTTGTCGGCCATCTTCCTGGCCTTCGTTAGTTTTCTGGCGCTGAAGGAATACTTCTCGTTGATTCCGACGCGCCGCGCAGATCGGCGGGTTCTCTTCTGGGCCTATCTAGCGATCCCGGTTCAGTATTACCTGGCCTACATCGCCTGGTATGGGATGTTTCTCGTTTTCATCCCGGTCTATATGTTCTTGTTCCTGCCGGCTCGCGTCATTTCCATCGGTGAAACCAAAGGCTATTTGCGGGCCGTTTCTACGTTGAATTGGGGCCTGATGACCATGGTCTTCAGTCTTTCTCACATGGTGGCGCTGCTGACGCTGAAGATCCCCGAGACCGCCTTGGTGACGCCGGATTGGCCTGACCCCGACAATCAGATCGCCCCTGGCGTCGCCCTGTTGGTGTTGCTGGTGTTGCTCACGCAGTTCAATGACGTCGCTCAATATATCTGGGGCAAATCGTTCGGCCGGATGCGAGCGGCGCCAACGGTCAGCCCCGGGAAGACCGTCGCGGGACTGCTGGGAGGGATTGGCTCGACGGTTGTGCTGGCCGTGCTGCTAGGTCCTTGGCTGACGATCCTGAACTGGCAGACCGCTGCGCTGGGCGGCGCCTTGATCGCAGTGAGCGGCTTCGTTGGCGATCTTTCGATCTCTGCGCTGAAGCGCGACTTGGGCGTCAAAGATTCTGGCTCGATGCTGCCAGGGCATGGTGGTATCCTGGATCGCGTCGATAGCCTTACCTACACGACCCCGATCTTCTTTCACTTTTTGTACTACTGCTACGGCTAA
- a CDS encoding arylsulfatase codes for MKSPQVLRLATFVFAGALLLSLCAAAVAKKPNILFIVSDDTGYGDLGPYGGGEGRGMPTPNIDQMAAQGMTFFSFYAQPSCTPGRAAMQTGRIPNRSGMTTVAFQGQGGGLPAAEWTLGSVLKAAGYKTYFTGKWHLGESDYALPNAQGYDVMEHCFLYHCNAYTYGDPTWFPDMPAELRDMFAKVTKGSLSGNAGQPPKEDWKVNGQYVDTPDKGVVGIPFLDKYVEESGLKFLEDAAKHPETPFFININFMKVHQPNLPAPEYVHKSLSKSKYADSLVELDARIGHVMDKLKELNLDQDTLVFYTTDNGAWQDVYPDAGYTPFRGTKGTVREGGSRVPAIAIWPGKIKPGVRNHDIVGGLDLMATFAAVADVKLPEKDREGQPMIFDSYDMTPLLTGTGKCARKSWFYFTENELTPGAARAGNYKAVFNLRGDDGQSTGGLAVDSNLGWKGAQKYVATVPQVFDLWQDPQERYDIFMNNYTERTWTLVTFNDEVAKLMKTYVQYPPRKMQSEVYTGPITISEYQNIQFVREKLQKQGISLPLPTGN; via the coding sequence ATGAAGTCACCCCAAGTATTACGTCTCGCTACGTTTGTATTCGCAGGAGCGCTGCTACTTAGCCTTTGCGCGGCAGCCGTAGCGAAGAAGCCCAACATTCTGTTCATCGTTTCTGATGACACGGGCTACGGAGATCTTGGTCCGTACGGCGGCGGCGAAGGACGCGGTATGCCGACGCCGAACATCGATCAAATGGCGGCGCAAGGGATGACCTTCTTCTCGTTCTACGCCCAGCCGAGCTGCACGCCGGGTCGCGCCGCGATGCAAACCGGTCGCATCCCGAATCGCAGCGGTATGACCACCGTCGCTTTCCAGGGACAAGGAGGCGGCTTGCCAGCCGCGGAGTGGACCTTGGGCTCGGTGCTGAAAGCGGCCGGCTACAAGACCTACTTCACCGGCAAGTGGCACCTGGGCGAATCGGACTACGCGCTGCCGAACGCCCAAGGGTATGACGTGATGGAGCATTGCTTCCTCTATCACTGCAACGCGTATACCTACGGCGATCCGACCTGGTTTCCCGATATGCCCGCGGAATTGCGCGACATGTTCGCCAAGGTGACCAAAGGTTCGCTTTCGGGCAATGCGGGCCAACCTCCCAAAGAAGACTGGAAGGTCAATGGCCAGTACGTCGACACACCGGATAAAGGAGTGGTCGGCATTCCCTTCCTCGACAAGTACGTGGAAGAGTCCGGCCTGAAGTTTCTGGAAGACGCGGCGAAGCACCCGGAAACTCCCTTCTTCATTAACATCAACTTCATGAAGGTCCACCAGCCGAACCTTCCCGCCCCCGAGTACGTGCACAAATCGCTTTCGAAGTCGAAGTACGCCGACTCGCTCGTTGAACTCGACGCTCGCATCGGCCACGTCATGGACAAGCTCAAAGAGCTGAATCTCGACCAAGACACGCTCGTCTTCTACACCACCGATAATGGCGCCTGGCAAGACGTCTATCCCGACGCCGGCTACACGCCGTTCCGCGGCACCAAGGGTACCGTTCGCGAAGGGGGCAGCCGCGTTCCGGCGATCGCCATTTGGCCCGGCAAGATCAAACCTGGCGTCCGCAATCACGACATCGTCGGCGGTCTCGACCTGATGGCGACGTTCGCCGCCGTCGCTGATGTGAAACTGCCGGAGAAAGACCGCGAAGGTCAACCGATGATTTTCGACAGTTACGATATGACGCCGCTTTTGACCGGAACCGGCAAGTGCGCACGCAAGTCGTGGTTCTACTTCACCGAGAATGAACTTACCCCTGGCGCCGCCCGAGCCGGCAACTACAAAGCGGTCTTCAATCTCCGCGGCGACGACGGCCAGTCGACCGGCGGTTTGGCGGTCGATTCCAACCTCGGTTGGAAAGGCGCCCAGAAGTACGTCGCTACCGTTCCGCAAGTCTTTGACCTCTGGCAAGATCCGCAAGAGCGCTACGACATATTCATGAACAACTACACCGAACGTACTTGGACGTTGGTGACGTTCAATGATGAGGTCGCGAAGCTGATGAAGACCTACGTCCAGTATCCGCCCCGCAAGATGCAAAGCGAGGTCTATACCGGTCCCATCACCATCTCGGAATACCAGAACATCCAGTTCGTGCGCGAGAAACTGCAGAAACAGGGAATCTCGCTACCGCTGCCGACCGGAAACTAG
- a CDS encoding triphosphoribosyl-dephospho-CoA synthase, with protein MSDDGLSDQRWSEMTIGQMATLACLLEVNAPKPGNVHRGADFHDLGLNDFAASAVAIGPAFEAAGRSRIGRTILTAIRATRRFVDSNTNLGLVMLLAPLATVPVRELNQAGVAARLADLNQDDAADVYQAIAIAQPGGLGHVDEMDVQDAPPADLLAAMKLAEGRDLVARQYVNGCEQVFAAVRFLTDPATAKLPLSDRIVHAHVRQMAAFPDSLIGRKCGEEIAQKSSLMASRVLDAGEPIDEEYFQELRNLDFWLRADGHRRNPGTSADIIGAAIFVALRQRKLTLPLRAL; from the coding sequence ATGAGCGACGATGGCCTGTCGGATCAGCGTTGGTCGGAGATGACGATCGGGCAGATGGCGACTTTGGCCTGCCTGTTGGAAGTCAACGCGCCGAAGCCGGGGAATGTGCATCGGGGCGCCGACTTTCATGATCTCGGCCTGAACGATTTCGCCGCGAGCGCCGTGGCGATCGGACCCGCGTTTGAAGCGGCCGGCCGCAGCCGGATTGGGCGAACCATTTTGACTGCGATCCGAGCGACGCGGCGGTTTGTCGACTCGAACACGAATCTCGGCTTGGTGATGCTGCTCGCTCCGCTGGCGACCGTGCCAGTCAGAGAGCTGAATCAGGCGGGGGTCGCCGCGCGTCTGGCCGATTTGAACCAGGATGACGCCGCCGACGTTTACCAGGCGATCGCCATCGCGCAGCCAGGCGGCTTGGGGCATGTCGACGAGATGGATGTGCAGGACGCTCCGCCGGCCGATTTGCTGGCGGCGATGAAGTTGGCCGAAGGACGCGACCTGGTCGCTCGGCAGTACGTCAATGGTTGCGAGCAGGTCTTCGCGGCGGTCCGGTTTTTGACCGATCCGGCGACGGCGAAGTTGCCGCTGTCGGACCGAATTGTCCACGCGCATGTGCGGCAAATGGCGGCGTTTCCCGACAGCCTGATCGGGCGGAAATGTGGCGAAGAGATCGCGCAGAAGAGCTCGCTGATGGCCAGCCGCGTGCTGGACGCAGGAGAGCCGATCGACGAAGAATACTTTCAGGAGCTGCGGAATCTCGACTTTTGGCTGCGGGCCGACGGCCATCGTCGCAACCCGGGAACCTCGGCCGACATCATTGGTGCGGCGATCTTCGTCGCGCTGCGTCAGCGGAAGTTGACCTTGCCGCTGCGAGCTTTGTAG
- the fliG gene encoding flagellar motor switch protein FliG: MPKVRDNGSHQTNPNLRKAAIVLMSLPEDDAAQLMGRMSPKEVELVCIEIAHLDRLTGTDQEAAILSFAEQNPNQLAGAGGGIGLAKNLVTRALGKGANETLDNVRQSVESIPFGFLRKVDSQNLLTFIVDEHPQTIALILSHLPASYGAEIISGLPADRQLSVIRRIANMGQTNPEVIEEVEKGLESRMASVMSQSFENAGGVPTVAEILNVTDRATERALLEHLAQEDPDLVEEIRRLMFVFDDIQKLSDKDMQAVLKNVESSQWAMALKGASQELRDKVVGNMSKRAADMLLEEMDFLGAVKVSEVEGVQQQIVDIVRRLEDAGEISLSAGDEEEQLVQ; encoded by the coding sequence ATGCCAAAAGTTCGCGACAACGGGTCTCACCAGACCAATCCCAATCTGCGCAAAGCGGCCATCGTCTTGATGAGCCTGCCTGAGGATGACGCCGCCCAACTGATGGGCCGGATGTCTCCGAAGGAAGTGGAGCTCGTCTGCATCGAGATCGCCCATCTCGATCGACTTACCGGAACCGACCAAGAAGCGGCGATCCTCTCTTTCGCTGAACAGAACCCCAACCAACTTGCTGGCGCCGGCGGCGGCATCGGTCTGGCCAAGAACCTGGTGACCCGGGCCCTGGGCAAAGGGGCGAATGAGACGCTCGATAACGTTCGCCAGTCGGTCGAATCGATTCCGTTCGGCTTCCTGCGGAAGGTCGACAGCCAGAACTTGCTGACGTTCATCGTCGACGAACATCCCCAAACCATCGCCCTGATCCTGTCGCACTTGCCGGCGTCGTACGGCGCCGAGATCATCTCCGGCTTGCCGGCCGATCGCCAGCTGTCGGTCATTCGCCGTATCGCCAACATGGGACAGACGAACCCCGAGGTGATCGAGGAAGTGGAGAAGGGGCTCGAATCGCGGATGGCGAGCGTCATGAGCCAGTCGTTCGAGAACGCCGGGGGCGTGCCGACCGTCGCCGAGATCCTGAACGTGACCGATCGCGCTACCGAACGAGCGCTGCTGGAACACCTGGCCCAGGAAGACCCGGACCTGGTCGAAGAGATCCGCCGCTTGATGTTCGTCTTCGACGACATTCAGAAGCTCAGCGACAAAGACATGCAAGCGGTCCTCAAGAACGTCGAAAGCTCGCAGTGGGCGATGGCGCTCAAAGGGGCCAGCCAGGAGCTGCGCGACAAAGTCGTCGGCAACATGTCGAAACGTGCGGCGGACATGCTGCTCGAAGAAATGGACTTCCTCGGCGCCGTCAAGGTTTCGGAAGTCGAAGGGGTACAGCAGCAGATCGTCGACATCGTCCGCCGCCTGGAAGATGCTGGCGAAATCTCCCTCTCGGCGGGAGACGAGGAAGAGCAACTCGTTCAATAG
- a CDS encoding SpoIIAA family protein yields MESTLDIVEVGKLVHVKATGKLTKESYEVFVPVIEKQIAEHGKLRILFEMHDFHGWTMSAAWEDMKFDYKHWNDIERLAIVGESKWEEGMASFCKPFTGAKVKYFDHTKLDEAKAWLAEE; encoded by the coding sequence ATGGAAAGTACTTTGGACATCGTCGAAGTCGGCAAGCTGGTGCACGTCAAAGCGACCGGCAAGCTGACCAAAGAGTCGTATGAGGTGTTCGTGCCGGTGATCGAGAAGCAGATTGCGGAGCATGGCAAGCTGCGGATCTTGTTCGAGATGCATGATTTCCACGGCTGGACGATGAGCGCCGCGTGGGAAGACATGAAGTTCGACTACAAACACTGGAACGACATCGAACGGCTGGCGATCGTCGGTGAGTCAAAGTGGGAAGAAGGAATGGCGAGCTTCTGCAAGCCGTTTACCGGCGCAAAGGTCAAGTACTTTGATCATACGAAGCTGGACGAAGCGAAAGCCTGGTTGGCGGAAGAGTAG
- a CDS encoding lysophospholipid acyltransferase family protein — MNNVLRYLFFLLVVRPVVLIVLGLNIRRGQLLPQNGPAIIVANHNSHLDAIVLITLFGMRRLHQVHPVAAADYFLKNPRIAWFSTKIIGILPLERNVAGMRTDPLAGICEGLERNEILILFPEGSRGEPEQMAKLQNGIAHIAKRRPDVPIVPVFLHGLGKALPRGEGILVPFFVDIFVGEQVTWTGNRDEFVASLQTRFEELSQECYRPEWD, encoded by the coding sequence TTGAACAACGTCTTGCGATATCTGTTCTTCCTGCTTGTCGTACGACCGGTCGTTCTGATCGTGCTGGGACTGAACATTCGCCGCGGCCAGTTGCTTCCTCAGAACGGACCGGCGATTATCGTCGCCAATCACAATAGCCATCTCGACGCGATCGTGTTGATTACCTTGTTTGGCATGCGCCGTCTTCACCAGGTGCACCCGGTCGCCGCCGCCGACTACTTTTTAAAGAACCCGCGCATCGCCTGGTTTTCGACGAAGATCATCGGCATCTTGCCGCTAGAACGGAACGTCGCGGGGATGCGTACCGATCCCTTGGCCGGCATCTGCGAAGGGCTGGAAAGAAATGAGATTCTGATCCTCTTCCCAGAAGGCTCACGGGGCGAACCGGAGCAGATGGCGAAGCTGCAAAATGGAATCGCCCATATCGCCAAGCGCAGGCCAGACGTGCCGATCGTGCCGGTCTTTTTGCACGGCTTGGGGAAAGCCCTGCCGCGGGGCGAAGGAATTCTCGTACCGTTCTTTGTCGATATCTTTGTTGGCGAGCAGGTCACCTGGACCGGCAATCGCGACGAGTTCGTTGCGTCGCTACAGACGCGATTTGAGGAGCTGTCCCAAGAGTGTTATCGTCCGGAGTGGGACTAA
- a CDS encoding MBL fold metallo-hydrolase has translation MSIRYEVLGPPGRDNALMVTVNSGHGLHRLLFDCGDGVFSTISIADLQLIEGLFFSHFHFDHIAGFDTFFRMNWGRTDAPVRIFGPSDTREIVHHRLQGVTWNLVSEIPGEFRVTCLDGERLITTGYKTCEGFRIERLIGSEDFDGVIYRTETFEVAAMPLPHGTVSMGYVVRELPRQNVDLSVLKELGLKPGAWLKAVKDEARPDAEIIDTTIGPKSLGELRSKLLVTHSGESIAYLTDFWLDSEETEDRLLKMLAGCRVMVCENNYADAELELARKNYHMTSSEVGRLAAKVQPEELIVFHVSDRYTPPELLAQLSEVQQHFPKATFPAAWMEAISQR, from the coding sequence ATGTCGATTCGTTACGAAGTCTTAGGCCCGCCCGGTCGCGACAACGCGCTGATGGTGACGGTCAATTCGGGGCATGGGCTGCATCGGTTGCTGTTCGATTGCGGCGATGGGGTCTTTTCGACGATCTCGATCGCCGACCTCCAGTTGATCGAGGGACTCTTCTTCTCCCACTTTCACTTCGACCATATCGCTGGCTTCGATACCTTTTTCCGGATGAACTGGGGGCGGACCGATGCGCCGGTTCGCATCTTTGGACCAAGCGATACCCGCGAGATCGTGCATCATCGATTACAAGGAGTAACGTGGAACCTGGTGTCGGAGATCCCGGGCGAGTTTCGCGTCACTTGTCTTGACGGCGAACGTCTGATTACGACCGGCTACAAGACCTGCGAAGGTTTTCGGATTGAACGCCTGATTGGTTCCGAGGACTTCGACGGAGTCATCTATCGAACCGAGACCTTTGAAGTCGCCGCGATGCCGCTGCCGCATGGAACGGTCAGCATGGGATATGTGGTCCGAGAGCTTCCGCGGCAGAATGTGGATCTCAGCGTTCTGAAGGAGCTTGGTTTAAAGCCGGGGGCTTGGCTCAAAGCGGTCAAGGACGAAGCGAGACCGGACGCCGAAATTATCGATACAACCATCGGACCGAAGTCGCTCGGCGAACTGCGCAGCAAGTTGCTGGTCACCCATAGCGGCGAGAGTATCGCCTATCTGACCGACTTCTGGCTCGATAGTGAAGAGACGGAAGATCGTTTGCTCAAGATGCTGGCGGGATGTCGCGTGATGGTCTGCGAAAACAACTACGCCGATGCGGAACTGGAACTGGCCCGCAAGAACTACCACATGACTTCGTCCGAAGTCGGGCGCCTGGCGGCCAAGGTACAGCCGGAAGAGCTAATCGTGTTTCACGTCTCCGATCGCTACACGCCGCCTGAGCTGCTGGCTCAATTAAGCGAGGTCCAGCAGCATTTCCCCAAGGCGACGTTCCCGGCGGCCTGGATGGAAGCTATTTCTCAAAGGTGA
- a CDS encoding chemotaxis protein CheX — translation MQVEYINPFIRSMTKTFDTMLGCEITRGSLILASDFKGNYDVCGVIGLSGRAQGVVVVNLSKSVALQAAATMLMMDPAEVTDLNEDVIDAVGEIANMVAGAAKAELEDFELSISLPNVVVGSPPDIRFPSEVHAIAIPFECPWGPMSIKVGFAPVHASA, via the coding sequence ATGCAGGTCGAATACATTAACCCGTTCATTCGGTCGATGACCAAAACCTTCGACACGATGCTCGGCTGCGAGATCACGCGAGGCTCCCTCATTCTGGCTTCGGACTTCAAAGGCAACTACGACGTTTGCGGCGTGATCGGGCTTTCCGGTCGAGCCCAAGGGGTCGTCGTTGTCAACCTCTCGAAGAGCGTCGCTCTGCAAGCGGCCGCCACGATGTTGATGATGGACCCGGCCGAAGTGACCGACCTGAACGAAGACGTCATCGACGCAGTCGGCGAAATCGCCAACATGGTCGCTGGCGCCGCCAAGGCCGAACTGGAAGATTTCGAGCTGTCGATCAGCTTGCCGAACGTCGTCGTCGGCTCCCCCCCGGACATTCGCTTCCCGTCGGAAGTGCACGCGATTGCGATCCCGTTCGAGTGCCCTTGGGGCCCGATGTCGATCAAAGTCGGCTTCGCCCCGGTTCACGCGTCGGCGTAG
- a CDS encoding CDP-alcohol phosphatidyltransferase family protein — protein sequence MAETASTSPSPAEEPAGRRPLKSRQWPFFQWLAAKLANSGVTPNAISVSSVFAAVLAGICLAATSQVESELLRRGLWLAGAVFIQLRLIANLLDGMVAVEGGKASAVGELFNEVPDRLSDPAILIGAGLAYGGNPIAGMAAALIAVFVAYVRAIGASVGVGQVFLGPFAKQQRMALMTLTCVACALLPDAWQPIHSDTQMGIAAVALLIVCLGGLVTAVRRLSVIANRMRERAANRESVQ from the coding sequence ATGGCCGAAACCGCTTCCACATCGCCGAGCCCTGCGGAGGAGCCTGCCGGCCGACGCCCCCTGAAAAGTCGACAGTGGCCATTCTTTCAATGGCTCGCGGCGAAGCTGGCGAATTCTGGCGTTACCCCGAACGCTATTTCGGTCAGCAGCGTGTTCGCAGCGGTGCTTGCGGGGATTTGCCTGGCGGCGACTTCGCAGGTGGAATCGGAGCTGCTAAGACGCGGCTTGTGGCTTGCCGGCGCGGTCTTCATCCAACTGCGACTGATCGCCAATCTGCTGGACGGCATGGTGGCGGTCGAAGGGGGCAAGGCCTCCGCGGTGGGCGAACTTTTCAACGAAGTGCCGGACCGTCTTTCCGACCCGGCGATTTTGATCGGCGCCGGCCTGGCCTATGGCGGAAATCCCATTGCCGGGATGGCGGCGGCGTTGATTGCGGTGTTTGTGGCTTACGTTCGAGCCATTGGCGCCAGCGTCGGCGTCGGACAAGTCTTTCTCGGTCCGTTCGCCAAACAGCAGCGCATGGCGTTGATGACGCTCACGTGCGTAGCATGTGCGTTGCTTCCTGATGCGTGGCAACCGATCCATTCCGACACGCAAATGGGGATCGCAGCCGTGGCTCTCCTTATTGTCTGCCTGGGCGGGTTGGTCACCGCGGTGAGACGTCTGAGCGTCATCGCGAACAGAATGCGTGAGCGTGCTGCGAATCGGGAGTCGGTCCAATGA
- a CDS encoding 6-pyruvoyl trahydropterin synthase family protein, which yields MSETYWVRIAKDNLVFSAGHFITFGGGTCERVHGHNYRVEAEIFGPLDENHYVVDFIAARDALAQIVGELDHRMLLPTEHPQIRVVADGKEVTATFEDRRWIFPECECVLLPVPNTTTELLARYVGRRLLDLLEERTGARPQHIRIAIDENYGQWGVCELRGE from the coding sequence ATGTCCGAAACGTATTGGGTACGCATCGCGAAAGACAATCTGGTTTTCAGCGCCGGACATTTCATTACGTTCGGCGGCGGAACCTGCGAGCGCGTCCATGGCCATAACTATCGGGTCGAAGCGGAGATCTTCGGTCCGCTGGACGAAAACCACTACGTCGTCGACTTTATCGCCGCGCGAGATGCGCTGGCCCAAATCGTCGGCGAGCTTGATCACCGGATGCTGCTGCCGACCGAGCACCCGCAGATTCGGGTCGTCGCCGACGGCAAGGAGGTGACCGCGACGTTTGAAGATCGGCGTTGGATCTTTCCAGAGTGCGAATGCGTTTTGCTGCCGGTGCCGAATACGACGACGGAACTGCTGGCGCGATACGTCGGACGCCGTTTATTGGATCTTCTGGAAGAGCGAACCGGCGCTCGCCCGCAACACATCCGGATCGCCATTGACGAAAATTACGGTCAGTGGGGCGTCTGCGAGTTGCGCGGAGAATAA
- a CDS encoding DUF5335 family protein, with protein MSINTQIPQTEWSEFFVAFSNGNQGREVTLEVFSVEEGAEGQARQGKLLALDYDSPEKGNRLMLTTGEGEVEYSHTVDAPVEVMRAQEDDGEIEALEIIDQQGVRTILSLK; from the coding sequence ATGTCCATCAACACCCAAATTCCGCAGACCGAATGGAGCGAATTTTTCGTCGCATTTTCCAACGGCAACCAAGGACGTGAAGTGACCCTAGAAGTCTTTTCCGTCGAGGAAGGCGCCGAAGGGCAAGCGCGGCAAGGGAAACTCCTCGCCTTGGATTACGATTCGCCGGAGAAGGGGAATCGGCTCATGCTGACTACCGGTGAGGGGGAAGTCGAGTATTCGCACACGGTCGACGCCCCGGTCGAAGTGATGCGGGCGCAAGAAGACGACGGCGAAATCGAAGCGCTCGAAATCATCGACCAGCAGGGAGTGAGAACGATTCTATCGCTGAAGTAG